The region AGGTGGTACTGGTCCCTCCGCTCTTCGACTTCCCTCCCATGGCCGCGCGCAACCGCATGCTTCACTCCGCCTACGACGTCGCTTTTGGAAAGATCGCCCTCGCCTCGCTCTTCACTGACTATTTCCACCCGGCCAGGCACTTCAGCACGCGACTAATGCTCAAACCAATCGACGATCCTCACGTCGATCTCATAGCCACTGTATCTTCTCCCGTCTTCTCTCTCACCTCTCTTTAGATTCAGAAAACTTGTGCAATACggaaactgaaaaaaaaaaaaaaacttgtttattAACTTTTGCTGTGACATGTTTAGGTTACAGGTCCTCTCGATCGTAAGCCCCACGACAGCATCATGGGAGATGCGTTGTTTCGCTGGCAAAGGTTTTCTTCTCTAAATTGTCACAGTCGCAGTTTTGTTGCATTTCTTTATAATGTGGGAAACAGCGGACAAATGTTGTTTTGTGGCGTTCCTTACTATTGTGTATGAATGCAACTGATGTCACTATAATTACTCGTAGATTTTGTATATAAGTTTTACTTAACTTAGCCTTACAAGATCAAATTGATCCTTATAAGATGAAAATTATCCTCATATATATGTGTACTTCCTTCGTGTGCTAAGGACTGGATACATGGAGCACAGGACTAATATGTCTAATAAACTTCATTACAACATATTACGATACTAACTCTGCAAACTTCAAGACTCATCCATGACATAAATGACATAAAGGAGTGTATTGGAAGTTTTAGATGGATTAGTGATAGGAAATTCTCAATCTTACAAGCTGGTTTTGTAAGATTGAAATCTACTTTTAAGAGAATTACATTGATGACACTTTGGTTGAATTGCATTTCTGGGACCATTTTTAAAAAACCTAgtttgtttggatttttttttgttgtcttcCTGTTCTGCAATTTGTTGAGTAACTTgaattgtttgtgttttttattggGCATGCAGTGATGTTAACGATCCTCATACGTTTATGGACCTTTATGTATCCACATCTGATCCGTAAGTAACTCTAACTTGAATAAATTCTGAGGATTTGTTTGGGAAATGGAAGTAaaacaaatttgtttttttttcacttcaaaCATGAGACTGAGTTTTTTAGATTGAAAGGAATAGGGAAAGTATTtatcatgaatgaaaatactcAGATTCAGTTGGTTAATTTATTTTGGCATTGCTGTCCAATGAGAATCGGGGATTTAGCTCTGTAACTAATAGTACAATGAAGGTCGATACCTAAGGTCAGCATCGGGTACTGAGGTGAAACTCTAATTTTCATTgaagaataatatttaaattcatttaaataactACAACtatcttataataaaaatactatatgTATAAATGTTAGTAATTATTCTTCTGGGCACTCTCTTATTATTAGGTGACTGAAATATGGATCCCACTAAATAGGGTGTGGATCAAGGTTATTTGATGGGGGTAAAACGAAATCTACTAATAGAGCATGTATTGAAAGTTTTACTAGCATTCCTTGTTCTGTATAGCTCTACTAGTTTtcactttaaataaatttacacTCCCTTCTCTTTCCCTGGCGTCCTTGATCCTAAAATGCTCAATGTATCTATTTGGAATTATGAATGTTGTGTGGTCTGTATATTCAGGATTTTGCAGATGAGATCGTGTGCTTACTATCCCAAATATGGATTTGGGGCTTTTGGAGTGTTCCCTTTACTATTGAGGAAAAGGTGTGTTTTTGTTTGATGATGGTGGCAGAAACATGTGTTAGGTACTTAGGATCTTATTGTAGCATGCACGTCCGACATGGATTGCAATATACAATGTTGACAAAGTTGATCAATTCTACAGAGTAAGCTCCCAAGATTATGGCCTGATGGGGATGAGATATGGTTCTGGAAATCTATCCTTTGGAGTCACACTTATGCCTTTTGCCTGTAGGTCCCTGGTTTTTGCAAATGAGCTTTGAGCATATTTAGGGTGCGAATGAATAAGTTTTGAATAAAAGTGCTTGTATGATATATTTCTTTTACATATTCTTTTTGTAATAAGCTACACTTTCTAGCTTCTAACAgctaataaaattgatttttttccttcttttttcaaAAGCTGATCaccatcatatatttttctaaacatgcttTTAATTAGGATCTTGTCAACCAGTGCTCTAAATAGACTAATTAAGGTTTCAATAAAAAACAGTTTTTATAGGAAAGCACGGTAATAAAAACTTGCCACTTTTGACATCCTTAATTAGTTAGACTGGTTAGCATTCgccttatttattatatatgtattaaatattCTTGCTAAAAATTTGTTTGTAAGAAATATATGAGATTTATACATGAGTAGTGCCTTTTCATCTGGCATttgaagttttaattatttttccgTGATcactatattttgaattttgttatatatttttgcaAATATTGGTTTATGATCACttgaagaaacaatagaaataAACTTTGCTGTGTCACTATCGTACATTGCAGTGAAAGACGAATTTCCAAAAAGTGCATGGTTGGTAAGCAAGATGGGAAGGGTGACTGCTGGGGTGCAGTTTGAACCGCAAAGTAAGAACGACACATATTTTATTCCTTTAGAAATATTTCTTTGTGTGTTGATTTTTTCGAATTAAAATTACTACATCACtgggtttttaaattaattttttattttttggtttctcTATGGCATAGATATTGGACTCTGGTTATCTTTCTGGTAGTTATTGTCATATGCTGTTTTGAACTTGATTTTCGTTGAATATATTGACCTAAAGATGTTTGCTTTTGTATTTTGTTAGTAAATGATAGGCCAAAGTGGAAAAGTACTATCTTGCATTCATCAGAAAGTTGACATTGTTGCATCAATATTCTAGTCAGtatgttaatttattaatgttgagcgtttgcattatatttagattttataaTGGAACCTGCACAATACCTGAATTATGTGTTTACCTCCAAGTGTATGTGTATTTGCGCATGAATGTACAGTTCCAACTACATCCATGAAAGGTGGAGCATGGACAGAGTGAAAAAGATCTAAGCAATTAGAGATGGTCACAGTAGAGCAACGACAGTTAGGGGAAGTTAGAGTGGTTAGTTAGTTGAAGGGGATCAATTAGATAAATATGGAGAATAAGGATCGAAGGATTCACTCAAACAATTAGACATTTGTATGAAAAAGAAACATGCGAAGAAGGATTCTTTCACCTATTATTGGGATTCAATAAAATTGTTTgcatctatgtttttttttttgtcaatttctCTTTTTCCTTCCTACATTTCTAATAGGATTGGATAACTTGAATTCAtgctttattaaattttagttttagtaATTTGGTTTTTATTGATGAACCCAAATAATCCCAAAATCATGAACTCTAGAAACATATTTATCTAAATTGTATTCATTTGAATGCGATAAGGATATGATACATGCATACTAACCTGTGTTTTTTTTAGAACGAAAAGccaagttttcaaatttaaagaaCTGGAGTTGTGCTTTGGGCTATGGTATTGGATCAGGCAGCCCATTGTGTCCATCCTTCAATTTCAACCTTGAGCTTGTCAAAAGCTCTCAGGTTTGTCCACATACATAAATTGGTTAAGTTTTGCATCTAATCAATTCTTATGATAATTTCGTTAGATGGTAATATAATAGTGTGACATGTTATTAAAATGGAAAGTTTTGTGAATTGTAAGAAATTGATGTTTAAGAATTTCCCTAATCATTAGTAATTCAGCATCAGTCTTAAGTTTTGTTCTAAACCGCTGATATTAGATGCACCTTGAGATTTGTCTGTCCTAACCTATGATTTGTGTAGTTCTGATTGATATTTTGTGAAGCATTTGTACTGAAATTTCAAAGTCTAAATAATCTGCAGTTTATTGCCTCATTCTATCAACACATGGTTGTTCAAAGAAGGGTATGTTCTTCTGTCTTTGCTCTCTTTCATTCCACTGTCTTCTGAGTGGTTCTCTATCTTTATATTGGTATTCATTTTTGCAAACACAGTGATGTCTAGATTTATGGAAGTTAGTCGCATCTCTTTTTACACACTAATGGGTTTTCCTTGGTTTTCTAAGAAATCTGTACATGTATCTGATCTTTTTAGTGCCGTACATGTAATTgattttccctttttctttacTAGTTTGCAAGACTGAACGGTTAGCCTTGGGATACCAACAGTACTTAAGTTTTCTTATGTTTCTGATTTGAGGTCACTGCATAAAAAGATTTTTTGAATCAGAAGATTGTTTACTCAAGACCTGGGCctatttttagttatatttggATACATTTTCCTTGTGATTAGATACCGTAATGCTTATAGAATTCCATTGTTACTTATTtattcttgttaaaatttaCCCTCACTTGAGTTCTCTTTTTTTGAGTTGTAGTAAACTGGTAGATATAATTTCTTGTTGAATCAATATATTATACTGAAAGTCATAAACTTGATTTGAACAGGTGAAGAACCCTTTTGAAGAGAATTCTGTTGTTGGAATTACTAACTACATTGACTTTGGGTTTGAGTTACTAACAAGGTATTCTTTTTAGCTCTAAACTAACAGATATATTCAAACTTATTGCAGTCGAACCAATGTGGTACAATCTAATTTTCTGTGTCAGTGTTGATGAAGCCATAGCAGCAAGCAATATCTCAGACGCCAGCTTTCAAATAGGTGCATCCTGGCAGGCTAATAAAAATTTCTTGCTGAAGGTAGAAAACCGATGCAATGTTATGCAGATTTATATAGATTATATATGATGCATCTAAGTGGATTGTTTCTCATCTTTTCAGGCAAAGGCTGGACCTCGTAGCTCATCTGTGGCACTTGCATTCAAGTCATGGTGGAAACCTTCTTTCACTATCAGTATTTCAGGTGTCTTGAGTGATAGTTCTACTCAATCTTGCCTCAGTTCTTTATCCTGCTCCTTTCTTtcagcctttttttttttctgggagaGTGGGTTGGGGGTTGATTCTAAATAAAGTACGATCAATAATCCTGGTACTGGATGATTGAAGTGCTGAGAATGTCCTGTTATTCTGTATGTAGCCACTAGAGATCGTGGTGATGGTAAAATGCAATACGGATTTGGCATCCAAAGTGAGAGCCTCAGAGAAGCCAGGTTCGtttcatttatctttattgTCTTGTtcagatattaaaatattattgtatcatTCAGCTGGTGGAATAGAATCAACGTACTCTTTCAAAATTTGTATCTTACACTGGTAAATTTGCACCTTCACTTTTGCTTGTTTACAGTTATCAAAGAGCTGATCCCAATTTTGTGATGCTCACGCCAAGCAAGGAGCACTTAGCAGAGGGCATTGTCTGGGAAACAGGAAAGCGACCTATGTTTAAATCTGACATAGACGCTGGGCATTTTGATGGCTTACCTAAAGAATTACGACCTActgataaaattttgtaatttcttgttagctttatttttttcttctgcgGCTAAGAACACCATTCTTATTTAAGAATGGCCAGTGAAATTGCTTTCATGAGAATTAGTGTAGAAGAGTTCATCCAAACATTAACTATATAATATCTACCAAATGCTAAAATTTTTATGATACATCTTGCTTCTGTTCGATTTTGGGCCACTTCTTCATGAATGCATCCCAAAAATATCAACCCTCACCTTTTATAATGGAAAGGTAAATCTAGAATGAAAGTTTCACATTTCCAATTTACCTTTCCGCCAGTTTCTTGTTTTGTCatgtaattatgttttaatgCATCATAGAAACATAAtgtagttttgttttaatagaTTATGAGAAGAGAACTATTTTCTATAATGCAGtgaaatataattatcttaagtaaattagtttctaaaatgtAATTAGCAGTGATAGGttgcaattttcaaaagtaggTTTTTGAAACTAGTTTTCAGAAGACTACTTACTTTTGTCAAaagaaagtattaaaataaaggggCAAGAGAGTTAAGGCTACATAAATGCAAACAGAGCTGCTTTTGAGTTTTGAACCGCTTTGCTTGAAAAGTCTCGGGGCTTTTTACCTTTACGTAAATCTGTAATTTCTCATTCCATTTTTATACGGAATgacaaattttcttattatttttttaagattaaatatgtatttgatcttttaagtttcagtaaaatttgaaattaatttatcttcaaaagttttgactaatttagtccttcatttttaaaaatgtgtgaatttagtctttttcaCCAAATGTTGTTAAGTTTATCaagtttcaaacgcatttcatgatagtatttgaattgtttacactatttgacatatttttgcttcaatgttaactaaaatattatcataaaatgcgtttaaaatgtcaaataaacttaacaaaatttggtaaaaagaactaaattcacgcatttctaaaaatgaatgactaaattgatataaaatttcgaagagagactaatcttaaattcattcaaatttaggaaaaaaaaatatttaaccttttttttatatgctTTACATTGTTCATTTCgaaacttttatttattgtgtaaagaaatttatgaaagattttggatttattttcgaatttttttcctagaattatatttgtaaaataacattttttttataaatcaaagattgattactttataaatataatttgggaaagaatattttagaataaattttagtttgtttaaaaaatatcattctgAAAATTCTTACTATGAACTACTTTGAAAAAATAGTAACgaataagtaaaaattaatttcaaattatataatctgaGATGCATTCTGAATCATTATCCTAGAATATATGTTTTCTAAAATGTCTTAAAAATGTGTAAATGTGAaactttttattgtattttacaTGACATTTTGTAGACAATATAGGAATTTTAAAGGTCAATTTTACCACTGCGGGGAAAGGAAGAAACAGAAAAAACGAAGAAATTATTGAGATGTAAAACGTAAATCTCCTTCATtagaaaagggaaagaaaaagtCTCACTTCTCCTTCAAACAATCTCCAAAATCTTTGTTTTGGTTTTCTAATAATCTATCTATATATGTATCAAGATTACAAGTACTTCcagcattaaaaaaaaactttacaagtatattttaaaaaaaagttattatagcAATATTGATTCTttcaataattttcatttttacaatatataaagtTGTGTTTTAGCAAGAAAAGGATAATTTTATGCATGCTTTTATTTGATGTAATAAGACAAGATCCACTTAATAACCATAACATGTGATGTGAGGCAAgaatgactaatttcaaaaattaatcttaattttcagaatttcttcaaacaaatttcataattgGTCCAAAATATTTAGccaaataatgataaattattatttaaccGAAGCTCCTTCACACACACTGCCAACACTAGACCAGACCCGAAACTGATCCAACCATTCAGCATAAACAGACACAAATCCTCTGTCCAACCAAAAACCATGGCCACTTGTTCACTCATTTCCACACGCTTCcattctccttcttcttcactcttTCGTTCTTCAACCATCAAACCCACCACCACAATTCACCTTTCCAAACCCTTTCATCTTCACACTCCCAATCTCTTCCTCCTTCGTCTTCCATCACCAAAACTCACTATACCCCTTTTACAGAAACTCTCCATTCCCAAACCCCTTCTCCTTCTCTGCACTTCCCTCGCCCTCTCCTTCACTCTCCTCCTTTCCAACGCCGACTCCGCCGCCGCCTTCGTCGTCACCTCGCCGCGGAAGCTCCAGTCCGACGAACTCGCCACCGTTCGCCTCTTCCAAGAGAACACTCCCTCTGTTGTCTACATAACCAACCTTGCTGTCAAGTAGCTACCCCTCTTCTCGATCCTCTTCAAAATTTGTCTTTGCATGGTTTTTCCTTGACCCTTTTGCTTTCTCTTTGGGTTTCTCAACTTGGGGTGTTGTGTTTAGGCAGGATGCATTCACGCTCGACGTCTTGGAGGTTCCTCAGGGATCTGGGTCTGGCTTTGTTTGGGATAAGGATGGTCATATTGTGACCAATTATCATGTTATTCGTGGTGCCTCTGATCTCAAGTGggtattctttttcttttgataattttgtttttttataagtgGTCAAtgtatagatttttttttttttcaatttcaactaATGAAAAACCCTCCTGGATATGGTATTTTGAGTCTTTAGCAATTTTACTAAATTTGAGAATTTGTAATTGGATAACAGGGAAAGAATAACCTTTACTAAATATTAGAGTTTGTTATGTATGAATTGTCAATGTATtcgtttttacaattttaactaAATATGAATCACCCTAAATATGATCTTTAAAGTAGTTAAATAATCTTACTGTATATGAGAATTTGTAATTGGATGACACAGCAAGAATAAACTTTACAATGTCTTtgttttctaatgaattttttttttgggttaattTTCTTGCACGGTCAGTGTAAAGTACACTGTTAGccaataaaaaaacattctaGATatcctttttaaaataattattacaaaaggCAACAATCTTACCATATATATGGGAATTCTTTTTTATCCTATCagtgtattttaattaaattctttttagtTTTGGCATCTTTTGATCCAGTTTCTCAGGCTTGTACCTTTTCTTTTCCGCCGCTTCTAGTCTGGTTTTGACCTTTCAGTGGTATTATGCTGACAAATCGGAACTTTTTAGTTATGCGgccaaatattttaatattatgtgcAATGTTGTGACATATCTATTACTAAACGAATTATACTCCCACCGTCCCTAAATATGAAACTTTGATGACTAATTCACAATTATTAAGAAAGTTGGTTAATTTAGTTAGTGACATTAAGTTGGCAGTAATTGTAAAGTTTTGCCAAACTTTCCCTTGAACAATTAATGAAGTGAGAGAGAGTGACGCCTTAAATGTTAAAACTTAACCTCCAATTCTTCTATCTTGATAAGAGAGAAAGAGacaattcataaaatttattatttctttgtgAACTAGTATTTTTAAGGATATTTTggtaaaacaataattaatgtattGTAATCAGGGACAGAGGGTGTATAAGTAACCTTGTATTAAAACAAAAGGGAGGTGATATTTATGTGTTACTTTGTACATCTACACCTCCTTCAACATGTATGAGTGTGTTTGCATTGCAACTTTTCCTGGCATTGATAAGTGAATTCATAACATAGAAAGTTTGGTGATAGATTGAGAAGTGAATTCAGTGAAGTGATTACTCCTATTCAAAGAGATGCTAGTTATGTGCAGGGTCACTCTAGCTGACCAGTCAACTTATGATGCCAAAGTTGTTGGTTTTGACCAAGACAAGGATGTTGCTGTGCTGCGTGTTGAGGCACCAAGAGACAAGCTCAGACCTATACCTATTGGGGTCTCTGCTGACTTGCTTGTTGGTCAGAAAGTTTATGCCATTGGGAACCCGGTGAGTTGTCCATACCGATCAATGCATATTGTGTTGTAAATACTCATTATCTATGAATTTTCCAATATAAAGCAAGTAGCTAGAATTTTTATAAGCAAGTAGATTTTGTTCTACCTAAATCATACTTTTAGCAGTTGTCTCATTTAATCTAGCATGTAGTTtgcataattatataattatttagtcAGCATTTCCTGCTCCTGTTAAAAAATGCATTGGAGATATGAGTTATGAAGTGCCTGTCATGTAAAGGCAGACTTGTTTTTGAAAGATAAGAAGGAAATTACtaaatttgtaaattgtcatgGTTTGTACCTTGTAATTGCTGCCAAACTGCTTTATGGAGCTGTATTCATGGCTCAAATGCTAttttttgttgatgattgacaCGGTCAACTCTTATTGAATATGCTAATATGATTCCTCATTCTTATACTGCAGTTTGGACTAGATCACACACTCACAACTGGGGTTATCAGGTATGAAAACTTAAAACTGTGAAGTGAATATTTTGATGCAACTCCCATTACATAGAAAAAAAGTTTCTACTTTgctattcttttttatttcctcGTGCCAGATTATACATTTGTGAATCAAACCTTTTATATTTAGGAGTCTAGAAGTAGCAACTGCTGTCTTCTTGTTCCCATTGTCACTTTCTGGGGTAGTTTTCAAGATGACATGCACTGTATTGCAAATTTCTTTTATGGTGTTTCACTGAGACATACTTACTTCTTCAATAGTGGACTTAGGCGAGAAATCAGTTCTGCTGCAACTGGTCGTCCAATTCAAGATGTTATACAGACAG is a window of Vigna unguiculata cultivar IT97K-499-35 chromosome 4, ASM411807v1, whole genome shotgun sequence DNA encoding:
- the LOC114180370 gene encoding uncharacterized protein LOC114180370, which codes for MWNWLFSREPKPPPQVVLVPPLFDFPPMAARNRMLHSAYDVAFGKIALASLFTDYFHPARHFSTRLMLKPIDDPHVDLIATVTGPLDRKPHDSIMGDALFRWQSDVNDPHTFMDLYVSTSDPILQMRSCAYYPKYGFGAFGVFPLLLRKRVSSQDYGLMGMRYGSGNLSFGVTLMPFALKDEFPKSAWLVSKMGRVTAGVQFEPQKRKAKFSNLKNWSCALGYGIGSGSPLCPSFNFNLELVKSSQFIASFYQHMVVQRRVKNPFEENSVVGITNYIDFGFELLTSVDEAIAASNISDASFQIGASWQANKNFLLKAKAGPRSSSVALAFKSWWKPSFTISISATRDRGDGKMQYGFGIQSESLREASYQRADPNFVMLTPSKEHLAEGIVWETGKRPMFKSDIDAGHFDGLPKELRPTDKIL
- the LOC114180328 gene encoding protease Do-like 1, chloroplastic; the encoded protein is MATCSLISTRFHSPSSSLFRSSTIKPTTTIHLSKPFHLHTPNLFLLRLPSPKLTIPLLQKLSIPKPLLLLCTSLALSFTLLLSNADSAAAFVVTSPRKLQSDELATVRLFQENTPSVVYITNLAVKQDAFTLDVLEVPQGSGSGFVWDKDGHIVTNYHVIRGASDLKVTLADQSTYDAKVVGFDQDKDVAVLRVEAPRDKLRPIPIGVSADLLVGQKVYAIGNPFGLDHTLTTGVISGLRREISSAATGRPIQDVIQTDAAINPGNSGGPLLDSSGNLIGINTAIYSPSGASSGVGFSIPVDTVNGIVDQLVKFGKVTRPILGIKFAPDQSVEQLGVSGVLVLDAPANGPAGKAGLQSTKRDSYGRLILGDIITSVNDKKVTNGSDLYRILDQCKVGEKVIVEVLRGDHKEKIPVILEPKPDES